The nucleotide sequence CTCTCTCTTCTCGGCAATGGACTTTATTTTCTCCCTAATGGCACCTTTTGAGTTGTCAGTATTACTATTAGTATTGCTATTCATACTCTCCCCCATGACAATGACAGTCCCTATTGTATCAATCGGGGCGTTGACTATAAGAGTTTACGGTTAAAAAGTTTGGGGGTAGATGGGCAAAACTGTTTTTCTCCAACTGTTGTAGGGTTATTGCCAATTCTACTTGTTTTTCCAGTAGGTCAGTATAGGAAACAAGATTGCTCAAACCGTCAATCAGCCTTCTTAGATTGCGTTTGAATTGGGGATCTCCTGTGAACTCTTCTATGTCAGAGGTAATCTTAGCGGTGTTGGCAAAGGTCACCCTCGCCGAGTCCAAAGTCTGCTGGAGGGTTACAAGGGTAGCAGGATTGTTCAACTGGGCGGAAACAGTTGTCAGGTCGTTGCTGATTTTAACCAAGTTATCGCTTATCTGACTCAGATTTTTGCTTATTCGAGCCACATCTTTTCCCTCCACCCGTGATAGTAGACTATTGGTGGTTTCCGTCAGTTGAGCCACATTCCCCAGAACTTTTTGCAACTCATTCTTATTATCATTGATAAGCTTATTGACATTGATAGTCAAAGTTTTCAATTGAATGGCAAGGGCGCCATATTCACTTCCCAATCGTTGTAGTTGGGTATTAGCAGTATCCCCCACAGTTTGGGTAGTTTGGGAAAGGGATTGGGCGGTAGTGGTAATGACATTGGCAGTTTTGCCCAGTTTCTCCAAATTCTCATTGACACTTTTGGCAACAGACTCCATTTCCCTTGTCAGGATTTTAGTAGTCTTGGTTACTTCCTTAGACAAAAGAGTGAATTCGTCTAGGGCTTTATTGGCTTTGAGAATAGTCTGATTTAGGTTTTCTAAGACCTTCTGGTTGTCCAAACCCTCTGCCAAACGGGCTAAACTTTCTGTGAAGTCGGGGGAGGCTTTAGCGGCAATCTCTTGGCCGTTACACAAAATCAGTCCTTTTTGTTTACAATCCTCATCTAGGGGGCCA is from Geminocystis sp. M7585_C2015_104 and encodes:
- a CDS encoding MCE family protein, which codes for MRRHSRLFREGLIGLFLLAGLIAFGMIIFFLRQNQLRGGNYQLKLLFDNAGGLREGARVLYRGVVVGRINTIQPTASGVEVLAEIDRGLAIPKNVEVSTTRSGLLGEVNVNITPLEALEGTQKVGPLDEDCKQKGLILCNGQEIAAKASPDFTESLARLAEGLDNQKVLENLNQTILKANKALDEFTLLSKEVTKTTKILTREMESVAKSVNENLEKLGKTANVITTTAQSLSQTTQTVGDTANTQLQRLGSEYGALAIQLKTLTINVNKLINDNKNELQKVLGNVAQLTETTNSLLSRVEGKDVARISKNLSQISDNLVKISNDLTTVSAQLNNPATLVTLQQTLDSARVTFANTAKITSDIEEFTGDPQFKRNLRRLIDGLSNLVSYTDLLEKQVELAITLQQLEKNSFAHLPPNFLTVNSYSQRPD